One segment of Parvularcula sp. IMCC14364 DNA contains the following:
- a CDS encoding SCO family protein, which produces MKHLAGILMTLALIGCSNDDPLRQPGVIELSDAFSAEFELVDHNGQPATDKRFEGKPMLIYYGFASCPDVCPAALSTMSASLEAMGRQDEKIQALFITIDPERDTQEILKAHLAFDDRILGLTGTPENISASTKAMRVYTQKVPMPESALGYTMDHQSQFYFVDSDGEVRYAMLDSMLPGDIARLLKHLAD; this is translated from the coding sequence TTGAAACACCTAGCTGGAATTCTGATGACGCTGGCTCTTATCGGATGCAGCAATGATGATCCCTTGCGGCAGCCGGGCGTAATAGAACTCTCAGATGCTTTTTCGGCCGAATTCGAGCTTGTGGATCACAATGGACAGCCAGCTACGGACAAGCGTTTTGAAGGCAAGCCCATGTTGATCTATTACGGCTTTGCCAGTTGCCCTGATGTCTGTCCGGCAGCCTTGAGCACAATGTCAGCCAGCCTTGAGGCTATGGGCCGTCAGGATGAGAAAATACAGGCATTGTTCATCACAATAGATCCTGAACGCGATACGCAGGAAATTCTGAAGGCGCATCTGGCCTTTGACGACAGGATCCTCGGCCTGACCGGCACGCCTGAAAATATAAGCGCTTCGACCAAAGCCATGCGCGTTTATACCCAGAAAGTTCCCATGCCTGAGTCAGCTCTGGGGTACACCATGGACCACCAAAGCCAATTCTATTTTGTGGACTCAGATGGTGAGGTGCGTTACGCAATGCTTGATTCCATGCTGCCCGGTGATATTGCCCGTCTCCTGAAGCATCTTGCAGACTAA
- a CDS encoding glycosyltransferase family 4 protein, which translates to MKILYSHRTRSADGQYVHIEALTQALAAEGCDLTICSPDGIEDFSRSPGRKMDAGAGEGSGLKTVLPKFAYEVLELAYSVPAWWRLRRAARLAKPDFIYERYNLFFLAGLWLKKQTGLPLILEVNAPLREERQKHGGLALGWLAAWAERKVWRGADMLLPVTQALAQTLIETGIDPKKIRVMPNGIHADQYEHVDGEAIKLRYNLHGKIVLGFTGFVRDWHGVDMILEYLSTRDDPDLHCLIVGDGPHLPHLKEKVLKLSIEKQVTFTGVVQRSDLPAFVASFDIALQPRVTAYASPLKLFEYMAAGKAIVAPAQSNIQEVLKDGEDALLFAPDSETSLFAALDRLNTDQALRDTLGEAARQKIHDGDMTWAGNARKVIEIARALTSSREIR; encoded by the coding sequence ATGAAGATTCTTTACAGTCACCGCACACGATCTGCCGACGGTCAGTATGTGCATATTGAAGCCCTCACCCAGGCGCTGGCCGCAGAAGGGTGCGACCTGACCATTTGTAGCCCGGACGGGATCGAAGATTTCAGTAGATCGCCCGGGCGCAAAATGGACGCAGGGGCAGGAGAAGGCAGCGGCCTGAAGACGGTGCTCCCGAAGTTCGCCTATGAAGTGCTGGAACTTGCCTATTCCGTGCCCGCTTGGTGGCGATTGCGCAGAGCTGCCAGATTGGCAAAACCTGACTTTATCTATGAGCGCTACAACCTTTTTTTTCTTGCCGGATTGTGGCTGAAAAAACAGACCGGCCTTCCCCTTATTCTGGAAGTCAATGCGCCCCTGCGAGAAGAACGCCAGAAACATGGCGGACTCGCCCTGGGCTGGCTCGCGGCCTGGGCAGAGAGAAAAGTCTGGCGCGGCGCAGATATGCTTCTGCCGGTCACGCAAGCGCTGGCGCAAACTTTAATCGAAACAGGCATTGACCCGAAGAAAATCCGTGTCATGCCCAATGGCATTCATGCAGATCAATACGAACATGTTGACGGCGAGGCCATTAAGCTACGCTATAACCTTCATGGCAAGATAGTGCTCGGATTTACCGGATTCGTACGCGACTGGCATGGCGTCGATATGATTCTTGAGTATCTTTCCACCCGAGATGACCCTGATCTCCATTGCCTGATCGTGGGCGACGGCCCACACCTGCCGCACCTGAAGGAAAAAGTTCTTAAGCTGAGTATTGAAAAGCAGGTCACATTTACCGGCGTTGTCCAACGCAGCGACCTGCCAGCATTTGTGGCCAGTTTTGATATTGCCCTCCAGCCACGCGTCACAGCCTATGCCTCGCCGCTCAAACTGTTCGAATATATGGCAGCCGGTAAAGCCATCGTGGCGCCCGCCCAAAGTAACATCCAGGAAGTGCTGAAAGATGGTGAAGATGCCCTGTTGTTTGCACCGGATAGCGAAACATCCCTTTTTGCCGCGCTAGACAGGTTAAATACAGATCAAGCATTGCGAGACACACTGGGAGAAGCGGCGCGCCAGAAAATCCATGACGGGGACATGACCTGGGCTGGTAATGCGCGTAAAGTTATTGAAATTGCACGCGCACTGACCAGCAGCCGGGAAATCCGATGA
- a CDS encoding GNAT family N-acetyltransferase — MNIPQLETDRLILRALKESDLDSYADMMADDEVAGFIGGTLNRDDSWRYMATIIGHWQWRGFGFFALEEKSTGQFLGRVGPWQPEGWPGLEVGWTLARHAWGKGYATEAAAATINWIFAQRPTLTRIISVIDDKNLNSQAVARRLGEEKTEEIFYFKEYVLPVWAVSRAAWETRQEKA; from the coding sequence ATGAATATACCACAACTTGAAACAGACAGACTTATCTTGCGCGCCCTGAAAGAAAGCGATCTCGACAGCTATGCCGACATGATGGCAGATGACGAGGTCGCCGGTTTTATTGGCGGAACACTGAACCGGGACGACTCATGGCGATATATGGCCACTATCATCGGCCACTGGCAGTGGCGCGGCTTTGGTTTTTTCGCCCTTGAAGAAAAGTCAACAGGACAGTTTCTTGGTCGCGTTGGCCCATGGCAGCCAGAAGGATGGCCCGGTCTGGAAGTAGGCTGGACGCTCGCAAGACACGCTTGGGGTAAAGGTTATGCAACGGAAGCTGCTGCCGCGACGATAAACTGGATATTCGCTCAGAGGCCGACTCTTACACGCATTATTTCTGTGATTGACGACAAAAACCTTAACTCACAGGCTGTGGCACGTCGCCTTGGCGAGGAAAAAACAGAAGAAATTTTTTACTTCAAGGAATATGTCCTGCCCGTCTGGGCTGTCAGCCGGGCTGCATGGGAGACGCGTCAAGAAAAGGCATAA
- the aroA gene encoding 3-phosphoshikimate 1-carboxyvinyltransferase: MTFMATKSRPLSGSVRVPGDKSISHRALIFGALAQGETQIEGLLEADDVLRTAAALRAFGISVEKRGARWTVEGNPWKAPARSIYAGNAGTGVRLLMGAAAGQSIAATFDGDASLRKRPMGRVLDPLRDFGLQAEDTKGGLPVSISPSILQAGTYRLPVASAQVKSAVLLAGLGAEGVTVIEEPVLCRDHTERMLKAFGVRLDSEPMAQGGRRITMQGQQALQATSVTVPTDPSSAAFPVVAGVLVPGSDIVVEQVLLNPLRSGLFTTLQEMGADLSFENKREISGEPVADIHVRYSLLKGVDVPADRAPSMIDEYPILAIAAATASGTTRMNGLAELRVKESDRLAAVSAGLTASKVQHETGEDWLSVTGGSVSGGGVIETMMDHRIAMSFLVMGLISDDPVSVDSIEMIATSFPEFISLMETLGASFRR, from the coding sequence ATGACCTTCATGGCCACAAAAAGCAGACCTTTATCAGGCAGCGTGCGCGTGCCGGGAGATAAGTCCATTTCTCATCGGGCGCTTATTTTCGGAGCGCTCGCTCAAGGCGAAACTCAAATTGAGGGGTTGCTTGAGGCAGACGATGTATTGCGGACTGCGGCAGCGCTTCGGGCATTTGGCATATCTGTAGAAAAGAGGGGCGCGCGCTGGACTGTCGAAGGCAACCCTTGGAAAGCGCCTGCGCGGTCGATTTACGCCGGTAATGCAGGCACAGGTGTGCGCTTGCTGATGGGAGCAGCGGCGGGCCAATCTATTGCTGCAACATTCGATGGAGACGCTTCCTTGCGGAAGCGACCCATGGGCCGTGTGCTGGATCCGTTGCGCGACTTTGGTTTGCAGGCGGAGGATACAAAAGGGGGGTTGCCTGTCAGCATTTCACCTTCCATTTTGCAGGCTGGCACATATCGGCTCCCTGTTGCTTCGGCACAGGTTAAATCTGCAGTTCTTTTGGCCGGGCTTGGCGCAGAAGGCGTAACCGTGATCGAAGAGCCTGTACTATGCCGGGATCATACAGAGCGTATGCTGAAGGCTTTTGGTGTTCGACTTGATTCTGAGCCTATGGCGCAAGGGGGGCGCCGCATTACCATGCAAGGGCAGCAGGCATTGCAGGCGACATCTGTCACGGTGCCGACGGATCCGTCCTCTGCCGCGTTTCCCGTTGTCGCCGGGGTGTTGGTGCCAGGGTCTGACATCGTGGTGGAGCAGGTCTTGCTGAATCCGCTGCGCTCAGGGTTATTCACAACCTTGCAGGAAATGGGAGCGGATCTCAGCTTTGAAAACAAGCGCGAGATCAGTGGTGAGCCTGTGGCTGACATTCATGTGCGTTATTCCCTGCTCAAAGGCGTTGATGTGCCTGCTGACAGGGCACCATCAATGATTGATGAATACCCCATACTCGCTATTGCGGCCGCGACAGCTAGCGGCACAACCCGCATGAACGGCCTGGCGGAGTTGCGCGTCAAGGAATCAGACCGCCTGGCGGCAGTTTCAGCTGGCCTTACCGCCAGTAAAGTGCAGCATGAAACGGGTGAAGATTGGCTCAGTGTCACAGGTGGCTCTGTCTCTGGCGGGGGCGTCATTGAAACAATGATGGATCATCGCATCGCCATGAGTTTTCTGGTCATGGGATTGATAAGTGATGACCCGGTCAGCGTTGACAGTATAGAGATGATCGCAACGTCCTTTCCCGAATTCATCTCATTAATGGAGACGCTGGGCGCATCCTTCCGGCGGTAA
- a CDS encoding TIGR02300 family protein, with the protein MRGNTSVCFWQPDGDYVANEDLGVKRDCPECSARFYDLGKNPALCPKCAHEFVPEVILKPRRTRKDETEDDQTETDDQEEEETDEVEEVSADDKETSLDEADKQDDGASGSRKASLDDDDDDDDDDDDEVIPEIEGIDDIDIDTENDDTLLDDEEDEDSGVGFIKKPGGNSDDG; encoded by the coding sequence ATGCGTGGCAACACCAGCGTCTGTTTTTGGCAACCTGATGGTGACTACGTGGCTAATGAAGACCTCGGCGTCAAGCGCGACTGCCCTGAGTGCAGTGCGAGATTTTATGATCTCGGCAAGAATCCGGCCCTGTGCCCGAAATGTGCACATGAATTTGTGCCGGAAGTTATCCTGAAGCCGCGGCGCACGCGGAAGGATGAGACTGAAGATGATCAGACAGAAACGGATGATCAGGAAGAAGAAGAAACAGACGAGGTGGAAGAGGTCTCTGCTGACGATAAAGAGACGAGCCTCGATGAAGCTGACAAACAGGATGATGGTGCCAGCGGCTCCCGCAAGGCCAGCCTGGACGATGACGACGATGATGACGACGATGATGATGACGAGGTCATCCCGGAGATTGAGGGGATAGACGACATCGATATCGACACCGAGAATGACGATACGCTGCTCGACGACGAAGAAGATGAAGACAGCGGCGTAGGATTCATCAAGAAGCCGGGCGGTAACTCTGACGACGGCTAA
- a CDS encoding type III PLP-dependent enzyme, whose amino-acid sequence MDIPASVSSFLKTYKGHTPHLVVSLDKVRQKFYALRAAMPAVLHHYAIKANPHPDILRKVKELGGYFECASIPEIDMCLAVGAKAEEILYGNPIKKVSEIRAAYERGIRQYVFDAELELEKLIENAPGAQVICRIITTGFGSVSPLSVKFGCPEDKAYAWLLRAHHNGLVAYGVSFHTGSQQLDTQAWRAPIEAAGRLFVQLKADGVDTLSVLNVGGGFPVSYRDEVPPISAFGAAILSAVEQNFKVKLPIIYTEPGRYLAGDAGYIISEVVLISPCHKRPDHRWVYLDIGRYGGLVEEKIDYPLLNDKGGKVGPVLLAGQTCDSNDVIYAESFNYHLPLSLAPEDRVILAHTGAYTTTYSTTLNGFPALTSQCI is encoded by the coding sequence GTGGACATTCCTGCTTCAGTTAGCTCGTTTCTTAAGACCTATAAGGGGCACACGCCACATTTGGTCGTTTCGCTAGATAAAGTGAGGCAAAAGTTTTACGCGCTTCGGGCTGCCATGCCAGCAGTACTTCATCACTATGCTATCAAAGCCAATCCCCACCCTGATATTCTGCGTAAGGTGAAAGAATTGGGCGGGTATTTCGAATGTGCCAGCATCCCTGAGATTGATATGTGCCTTGCTGTTGGGGCGAAGGCGGAAGAAATTTTATATGGTAATCCAATAAAGAAGGTCTCAGAAATTCGAGCCGCTTATGAGCGCGGTATTCGGCAATACGTGTTCGATGCCGAATTGGAACTGGAAAAACTAATTGAAAATGCCCCTGGCGCGCAAGTGATATGTCGTATTATCACTACAGGGTTTGGTTCAGTGTCACCACTTTCTGTCAAATTTGGCTGTCCGGAGGATAAAGCTTACGCATGGCTACTCAGAGCACACCACAATGGGCTAGTAGCTTACGGTGTGTCATTCCATACAGGTTCGCAACAGCTGGATACACAGGCATGGCGCGCGCCGATCGAAGCTGCAGGCAGATTATTTGTGCAGCTTAAGGCGGATGGGGTTGATACACTGAGCGTGCTGAACGTGGGAGGGGGGTTCCCCGTTTCCTACCGTGACGAAGTGCCACCAATATCTGCATTTGGTGCGGCCATACTCTCAGCTGTCGAGCAGAATTTTAAGGTAAAGTTGCCCATTATTTATACAGAACCGGGGCGTTATCTGGCGGGTGATGCAGGATATATCATCTCGGAAGTAGTGCTCATATCGCCATGTCACAAACGGCCGGATCATCGTTGGGTGTATCTGGATATTGGTCGCTATGGTGGGTTGGTCGAAGAAAAGATCGACTATCCCTTACTTAACGATAAAGGCGGTAAAGTCGGCCCTGTACTCCTGGCGGGACAAACCTGCGACTCAAACGATGTTATATATGCTGAGTCCTTTAATTATCATTTACCACTATCACTCGCCCCCGAAGACCGCGTGATACTTGCCCATACAGGCGCTTATACCACGACCTACTCAACAACGCTGAACGGGTTTCCGGCCTTAACCTCACAATGCATCTGA